The nucleotide sequence GCCATTGATGCTGCAACTAAGGCATTAGAACTAAAACCGGAGTGGACGACATACAATGTACGTGCAGAATTTTTTTTAAAACTTAATGAATATGAAAAAGCCATTGAAGATTGTAATAATTCAATAAAATTAAATCATTCCAGTGCAATTTCTTATCATACACGCGGGACAATTTACTTTGCCCTAAAAGAATACAAAAAAGCTATAGAAGACTTTAATAGGGCTATTGAATTGGATCCGGACAATATTGATAAAGTTAAACAAGAAGCCATCGAATACAAAAAACAAGCATACGAAGCCTTGGCTGAAATGGGAGAAAAGTAAAAAATTTTATTATATTGACAAAAAAATATTCATATTTTATCATACATTATATTCATATTTTATCATACATTAAGGAGGATTTAGCATGAAAGAAAATTCAAACATAAAAAAATCAAAAATCAGAATATTAACCATTGAAGAGCTGTATATGATACACGGCGGTAAACAGACATCTAAAGATGAGAATGAAGGAGATTATACGGTAAAAAAAGGAGACACTTTAAGTAAGATAGTACGGGAACACTATCCTGATGCAACCAGCAAGGAACTATCCGAAAAAATTAAAGAAACTGCAAAAAATAGCGGTATAGAAAATCCCGATCTGATACATCCGGGACAAAAAATAGTCTTTGAAAATGCAAAGCCCGAAACACCATCTCAAAAATCCGATAAAAAAAAACGGCCGAAGGAACAAACTCAAAACAAGGATAAGGAAGCAAGCGATAACTATGACAGACAAGAAGATACAATATATGAGGATGAAAAAAGTATAAAATATGGTCATGATGAAAAAAAAGAAAATAAAAATGTCAGCACTAAAACTATAGGCACTGTGGATAATCAATCACATAATAAAAAAAACAAAATAGATGGTAAACAAAATTTTGCAAAATCAAATATACATGAAAAAACAGGCGGAATATTTGAGAATATGCTTTTAAAAATTTTTAATCCGCCTGAATACGAGAGGCGTCTTATGATTCGCAGAGCCGCGGCTAATGATATTCACAGTAGACAACATAATATGTTATCAGAAACATTGGAAAATATTCCTCAAACAATATGGTATGGTGCCACAGAGTGGCATTATGAAATGCGTGATAAATTAAATAAATATGATACTTCAATATACACGCATAAGATTATTTTAGATGAACAAATGGAATGGAGGAGAGAAACCCGTGACATATTTCATCAAGATGGTATTGAGCCAAAAGAAAGGAAATATTGTCATCCGAACGGATGGGAAGTTGTTTATGATGGAAAATCGCTTGTAGACCAAAATCCAAGAGTAGTTACCGATGATAAAATACGTGGAACCTATAACTATATTGATCCTGGAGCTCCTCCCGAAAATTGGTATGATGTACCAAGGTGGACTGAGTATGCCGCAAGAGGGATAGGGCATACTGTAGTAGATATCGTGCCTTATTGGATTTTAGGTAATTCCCGCAAGTAGGAGATATTAAATGAAATCTTTTTTTATATTTTTACTGGTACTGATCATTTTATTTAATATAGTATTATGGCATAAAACAAATGTCAGTGTAGACTTTATTCATGAATATTATAAAGAATTTAAACAGTTTATAAAGACAGGAGAAAAAGCAGCTGTTCTTGAAAAATATACAAAAGACGGTTTTTTATTTTTTTGTGATTTAAAACACGCAATAGAGCTTTATTATTTTGAAATGGAATCTCCTTCAATGATCTTAATAAAAGTTTTTACAGATCGAGATGATATAGAAGCTATACATATCAAACATTGGACACTAATAATTGAAGACATTGGAGTGGAACTACATTCTGAAAATATTTTAGAAAGTAAGCTGGGGTATACAAATTTTAAAGAGAACTTTGATCGGACAGTATATAAAAATACTCCGCTAAATATTTATGACGATAGACCTGGTACAAAATATGGATGGTCAAGCAGGTTTTTACTTGGGAAATTTCTACCTGACACTATAAACAAAGAAAAAGATTTAAAACGTTTTAGGAAGATAAAAGAAGTAAAATTCATTACTGTTTTTGAGTATAAAGTAAATAACGAAATCCGTGAAATCAATATCACAAGTATTTATAGACCCAAGGTAAGAGTGAGTTCAGCTTTTTGGGACAAATGGATGAGCGTATAAGAAATTATTAAATTTAGTACTGCAATGTAAGAATGGAATATTAATCAAGGAGCCGCAAATGCAATCTAAAAATAAGCGTTTTATCACAATCATATTTTTATTAATCTTAATCTACGGCTGTAAAACAACAGATAACAATACAACCGATACAAGTAAAAAACAAAACTATAGCCAAGCCGAATATTTTAACATGGCAGGAAACAGTGCAAAAGAAAAAAAAGATGGAACAAGGGCTATATATTATTATACAAAAGCAATTGAAGTAGATCCTGCTTATATTGAAGCCTATCTAAACAGAGGAGAAGCATATGTTTATCTGGCTGAACACGAAAAAGCTCTAGCTGACTTTGATAGGATAATTGAGCTTAATCCGAAAGAAGATAAAGCCTATTATTTTAAAGGTTTATTGTTTAATGATGCAGGTAACTATAATAAAGCTATTGAAAACTTAAATACTGCGATAAACTTAAACGATAAAGCGTATGAATATTACGAAGCAAGAAGCCGAGCTTATGAACAAATCAATGAATATGAAAAAGCTTTTGAGGATATAAATACTGCAATTAAATTAAATCCGAAATCTGCAAAACTATACAATTTAAGAGGGAGATTGCACGAACATTTTGAAAGAACTGATGATGCAATAAACGACTTTAAAATAGCTATTAAATTGGATCCTGATGATATATGGCCGTATAATGGACTACTTTTTATATATCTGGAAATGGATAAAAATAATGAGGCATTTGAAATTGTCAATAAGATGATAAAAATGAAGCCTTCATGGATAGGTATACTATATGGAATACGCGGAACATTATTTTCAATGAGAGGGCAATATAAAGAAGCCATAGAAGACTGTAATACCGGTATAAGGATGTATCCTCATAATGCCTCTCTATACAATATTCGAGGAAAAATTTATTTTGATCTCAAAGAATATAAAAAGGCAATAGAAGACTTTGATATGGCTATTAAATTTGCTTTAGAAAACCAAAATACAGAAAAACAAGATGCCATCGAATACAAACAAAAAGCCTACGAAGCCTTGGCTGAAATGGGAGGAAAATAAAAAAAATTAATAATTTAAAACTTCAATTATATAATCAAGTCTGGCTTTTAGACTATTTAATTGCGAAAGCTGATAATCAAGATTTTGAATTTTAAAATCGATCTCGGTTATATAGCCTTGTTTTAGTAAAACTTCTGAAGAAGCTAAACGATTTTGTATATTCTCTTTATTCTTTTCTGCTAAAATACAAACCTCGTTTAAAATATTTAAATTTATTTCATGAACTTCTTTTTTATTTTGATAGTTCATACTAAGAGCTTCAATTTCCAGTTTATTTAAATTAAGCAGTTCTTTAGTAGTCTTATCTATATCATAGACTTCATCAAGTGGAGACAGCGGAATATTTATTCCAACAGCAAAATTAAAAAGCCAGCTTTTCTCAGCCTTCCAGTAATTTTGAATAGTATCTTTAAATTTCACACCGCCTTTTGATTTAGAAGCCGGATCAAGTGTAAATGAAAATATAAACGACGGAAGCCGATTAAGCTGTTCTTTCAATGTATAATATTGATTTACTTTCAATTGCTTTTGTTTAAGTAAAAATTCGGTATCAGTATTTATATACTCATGAGAAATATAGCTTTCAAGTTTTTTTATCCAAGATTCAATATTACTCGGCATTGCATCTGCACCCATCCCTGTCAAATTTAAAGTATGAAGCATTTGAAGGTATCTTTTTTTTGAATTTAACAAATTTAATTGATTATTATATCTTTTTGTATTTCTTTCCGAAAGTTCAAGCGTAGAAAGTTTTCCTTGCTTCCATAAAGCTTCATCATTTAGGCCCAGTTGTAAATCTATTTGTGACTTTTCTTCTTCAATTGCTATAGTCTTTTTTTGAAGCCAATAAGAAACAGCAACATATATTGCCTCTGCGATTATTTTTTCTCTTATTCGTTGTAATTCCAAATCGACAAAACTAATACTATCTTCACCCAAATAAAACTCATGCTCTGCATACGGTTTTAAAATAGCCGGAGCAAAAAAATAAAGCGGCATTGAAAATTGAGTCTTGGAAGAAGAGCTGTATTCATTTTTTGCACCTTTTATTTTACTTAAAGCAAATGTATTATCAATATTAAAAGTTAATCCCATTCCCATAGGCAGGGTTTGTTTTAAATTGAGACCTGTTGTAAAGGCATGTATTTGGTCATGAGTCTTAATCTCCACATTGCTAATATAGTTTAACTTTAAAGATAATTTAGGAATCCATCTATATTGTATTTTTTGTGCTGCCGTTTTTTTTATATTATATTTACTAAGAGCTTTTTGATATTCATTACTGTTTGTTAAAACCCCGGCAATAAATTCTTCATATTCAATTGCATACAATGAAGATAATATACAACACATAAACATAAAAAAAAGTTTCTTTACCATATAATAGGCTTGAAGAGCTTCTTTTCTTGCCGAATAAATACTGTCATCAATTTTTACAAGTTCTACACCCTTTTCTATTTTTTGTCCAGGCAAATAATTTATTTGTACAATCTCACCTGCAATTATATTTTTTACTAATGATATATTTTGTACAGGCCTTACCTGTCCTTTTGCATATACTACTTCTTCCATTTTTCCAAATATGCAATATAAAAAAGCAAACAGCATCAAGCTACCTATTATGTAAATAAAAACAGTTAAAACTACAGGCGGTTTTTGTAAAAATATTTCGTGTTTATAACGTAAATCTTTAAGATGTATAAGGCGTATAGGGTTCATAGTTAAGAATAAAAGTTAAACACCTGTATTTTGAGCATTCCAAAGATCGGTATATATTCCGTTTTTTAAAATAAGCTCTTTATGTGTTCCTTCTTCTTTTATTTTACCTCCATCAAAAACAAAAATTTTATCGCAATTTATAATTGTCGAAAGTCTGTGAGCAACAATAATTGTAGTTTTATTTTCAATTATTTCTTCAATTGTACTCATTATAGCTTTTTCGGTAATAGCATCTAAACTTGCAGTCGCCTCATCAAGTATCAGTATTTTAGGTTCCCTAAGTAAAATACGGGCCAAGGCTATACGCTGCCGTTCACCGCCCGAAAGAGTTGCACCCCGTTCTCCTATAATTGTTTCGTAACGATCGGGCAGCTTATTGATAAAAGCATCGGAGCGGGAAACTTTTGCAGCATAATACAAAGCATTTTCCGGTAAAAACCCGTTTCCCCATAAAATATTTTCTCTAATTGAACCTGAAAATAATAGAACTTCTTGAGGTACATAACCTATAAGTTTACGATACGATTCGGTTTCCAAATCTTTTATATTTAAACCGTCAATAAGGATTTCCCCGCTTTGAAAATTATAAAATTTCATAAGCAGTTTTACAAGTGTTGTTTTGCCTGAACCGGAGGCTCCTACAAAAGCAATTTTCATTCCGGGTTTTATATTTAAATTAATATTTTCTAATGTATTACCATGTAAACCGTATGCAAAACAGAGGTCTTTAATTTCGATAGAACCTTCTATATTTTCTATTTTAGTTTTTCCCGAATAGGTTGTTTTTTCGATAGGCATATCAAGTATTTCGGAAAGGCGGTTTGCTGCAACAAAGGCTTCCTGTAATGTAGGTTGCAAGGTTAATAAACGCCCTAAGGGGCCTAAAAAATATCCCGATAAAATAGAAAATGCTATCAACTGCCCGAGGCTCATTGTTCCGTTTAATATTTTAAAACTGCCTACCCAATAAACGCCTAAAGTTCCAAGCTGCGAAAGAGTCATTTGCACGGCATTTTCTATATTTGCAAGCGTACCTATTTCAATCCCCTTATTTACGGAATCTACCATTTTTACCTCGGTTCGCTCAAATGCAAGATCTTCACTTGAAAGAGCCTTTACTGTTCCTATTCCGTTTATGGACTCTACCATGCCTGAATATTTTTCGGCATCTATTACGGCCTTTTCTTTTATCATTCTTCTATATGGCTGCACAAAAAAACATATTACAACGGCAGAAATAATAACCGGAATAACGGCAATCAACATGAGTATACCGCCTGATGCACATAAAAAAGCTCCGCCTACAACCAGCATTAGGGAGTCCAAGATAATATTCATTCCTGTAGAAGACAGAACCTGTCTTATAGTATTTACATCATGAATACGGGAAAGGACCTCTCCTGTTTTGCGTGTAGTAAAAAAATCCATCGGAAGATGAAGAACATGGTCAAAGTATTCAAAACTTAAAGCAGCTTCCATCTTACTGCTCATATGAAGCATAAGTTGATTACGCGAAATATTTAACAGCGTTTGAAAAATAATTACAACAAGGTATCCTAAAGAAACCAAGTTAAGCGTTATTTTTGTACCTGAATATAAAACTTCATCAACCAAAAACCGAAAATAAAAAGCAACGATTATACCTAAAAAACTTAAGAGTATACTTGCCGTAAGAACTTCGCCTACTATTTTTTTATGGGGCTTTAAAAGATACAAAAAACGGGTTAAAATACTGCCTGAATCTTTATTTAACTTAAATTTTTCTTGAGGAGTTAAAACAAAAAAGACACCGCTCCACTCTTTTTTAAATTCACTTATAGGTATTTTCAAAAGCCCTGAAGCAGGGTCTCCTATAATTACGTTATCTTTTTTAATTTTAAAAATTACAACATAATGTTCTGAATCATTTCTTTTTAAATGAGTAATTATGGGGAAGACGATATCCTCGGAAAATTCTTTTTCGGGACTTAAAGCTCCCTGACATGAAAATCCTAATTCTTCTGCACCGCGGACAATTCCGTATCCTGAGGTACCGCCTCTATCCGTACCTGCTATTTTGCATATATAAGAAATAGGTATTCTTTTCCCGTAATATTTGCAAAGAGTTGCAAGACAGGCAGGACCGCAGTCCTGAGTATCTTGCTGCAAGACCACGGTTAAATTGGATTTTTTATTAAACACGGCTCCCTACACCCCAAACGGATCTTCTTTTATTGCAGTATCGTTTACAGGAAGCCCCGCAACATTTAAACTTGTTATAGGCTGTAAGGCGGATAACTCGTTATACTTTTTTGTATAAGCTTCATTATAATTTTTAACCGAGTTCGGCCCTATATAGTCAAACCCTGCCTCTATATTTGTTAGTCCAACCTCCTTTATCTTAGCGTTAACCCATTCTTTTGCATATTTATCTATATAATTTTCAACATTTTTACAGGCTGTATTTGCATTAACCCAATATCCGGCGCCTCTTTGACCTTCTTTTCCTTTATACCCATCCGGTTTTCCATAAAATGCTTCCATATGGACACCGGTAGCTTCCATTACATCATAACTTGATTGGTTACACCATGTTACACCTTCTGCGGCGCCTTCATAGTCAAAATTTCCTTTTGCATAAGGCCGATAAATTGCAGCTTCCCGTACAGTATCTTGAGACTTTTCAAGATTAATACGCCTTTTTCTCGATAATATTACCTCATCATCTATAGCATCATTAATCTCTCCTCCTCCGTTTATTTTTAACAACTCTTCATCAGTTAATTTAATAATTTTTTCCATTTTTTAATCCCTCCTAATATTTTCTTTTTAATAAAATAAACTCTTTTAAAGTATCATTCCATTGATAATCATCTATCCATTCACCGCTCCTCGACTTATCTTTTATTATAATCATTTTTTTATACCAATCAACAGATACTACATCGTAATCATTATCATATACATAACCGGTAACAAAAAACTCGCCATTGAATTCAATTATAAATAAGAAATTCCTACCTGTGCTAAAATGAGTTACAAAATATATTTCATTTTTACCGTTTTGATTAAAATCCGACACCCACCCTTGAGAAAACTCAAATCCAAAATTTTTTAACCCAAAAAGACCGCCTCGTTCAATATGCGGTGGAAAAAATGATGCACTAGGAACAGTAATATAGTAATCTTTGATTATCTTATCTTCATCAACTACAAAACATCGCACTCTTTCTATAAACTGATCATATATTTCCGGATCAGGGGCATCTTCATAAAACATAACAAAGTATTCATCATATCCTGAGTTTGTAAAGTTCCCCTTTACATAATCAAGGATTTTCATATCATACTGTTTATATCCCATAGTTTTGACTCCCGTATCCCAATCTGTATGGACAACCTCAAAATATAAAGGATATCGTGTGTTTTCGTAATCTTCAAACAGTTTTATCATTTCATCTTTTTTTTCATCGTTTTCCATACTATATATAGAGCCGTGCACTTGGTTTTCTATAAGTTCGTCATTTATTTTTACCATATTAGTCTCACTTAAAAGGTCATAAGAGAGAGGAAGATACATCTGTTCAATGTTATACCACTTATAGGTAACCTGATAATCAAGAGTTCCTCCGTTTTGGGTAGGAGCTTTATATTTACAATAGCAAAATTCACCTTCCTTTTTTATCTCATAAAAATGAATAAACTCAAGGTTATATACCGAACTATACAGTGCCGGAGCCTTTTGTTGTGCCAGATTATCAATACTCATAAATACCGGACATTTATATCTTAGAATTTTTTCTTTCTTATCAAGCTCGGTTCTAAGCTGTTTAAGACTTTCCTCGTATGCTTTACTTTTTTTGTATTTTTCTTCTAATTCCTTAATTTGTTCAGGACTCTTCACGTGCGTGTTATATTCGGGCTTTGATAAAAATTCATTTTCTTTCGGTTCAATTTTTGTAGATGTTTCAACTTTTGTCTCCTCAGGCTTCTGTTCTTTAATTTCTTTAGAACACGAAAATAAAAAAGCCGCTAATATTAAGATAAAAATAAGTTTTAATTTGTCTTTTTTCACTATAACCTCCTTATTTATATTGTTTATTTGATAAAAGAACATAGCAACGCTCTTTTTCACACCACTGATATTCTGCAAAATATTTAGGTCTGGTATCTTTAGAATCCAATACCAGTGACCGAAATGGATTAGTTTCAACTACTATTTTAGCTTGTTCCCAGTCAACCGATTTAAGAATATCACCTCGATTAGTGATAGGTATTTCAACAAATCTATTATCAATAAATTCTATTGAGAAAAAACTTGAACCGAATACCTCTTTGCGGTGAACAAATATCTCGTTTATTCCGTTTTGATTAAAATCGGCAATCCACCCAAAAGAAAATTGCTCGCCCAAATCTATTTTTGT is from Treponema denticola and encodes:
- a CDS encoding clustered-type lipoprotein, whose protein sequence is MKKDKLKLIFILILAAFLFSCSKEIKEQKPEETKVETSTKIEPKENEFLSKPEYNTHVKSPEQIKELEEKYKKSKAYEESLKQLRTELDKKEKILRYKCPVFMSIDNLAQQKAPALYSSVYNLEFIHFYEIKKEGEFCYCKYKAPTQNGGTLDYQVTYKWYNIEQMYLPLSYDLLSETNMVKINDELIENQVHGSIYSMENDEKKDEMIKLFEDYENTRYPLYFEVVHTDWDTGVKTMGYKQYDMKILDYVKGNFTNSGYDEYFVMFYEDAPDPEIYDQFIERVRCFVVDEDKIIKDYYITVPSASFFPPHIERGGLFGLKNFGFEFSQGWVSDFNQNGKNEIYFVTHFSTGRNFLFIIEFNGEFFVTGYVYDNDYDVVSVDWYKKMIIIKDKSRSGEWIDDYQWNDTLKEFILLKRKY
- a CDS encoding HlyD family secretion protein — protein: MEEVVYAKGQVRPVQNISLVKNIIAGEIVQINYLPGQKIEKGVELVKIDDSIYSARKEALQAYYMVKKLFFMFMCCILSSLYAIEYEEFIAGVLTNSNEYQKALSKYNIKKTAAQKIQYRWIPKLSLKLNYISNVEIKTHDQIHAFTTGLNLKQTLPMGMGLTFNIDNTFALSKIKGAKNEYSSSSKTQFSMPLYFFAPAILKPYAEHEFYLGEDSISFVDLELQRIREKIIAEAIYVAVSYWLQKKTIAIEEEKSQIDLQLGLNDEALWKQGKLSTLELSERNTKRYNNQLNLLNSKKRYLQMLHTLNLTGMGADAMPSNIESWIKKLESYISHEYINTDTEFLLKQKQLKVNQYYTLKEQLNRLPSFIFSFTLDPASKSKGGVKFKDTIQNYWKAEKSWLFNFAVGINIPLSPLDEVYDIDKTTKELLNLNKLEIEALSMNYQNKKEVHEINLNILNEVCILAEKNKENIQNRLASSEVLLKQGYITEIDFKIQNLDYQLSQLNSLKARLDYIIEVLNY
- a CDS encoding bacteriocin-type signal sequence gives rise to the protein MEKIIKLTDEELLKINGGGEINDAIDDEVILSRKRRINLEKSQDTVREAAIYRPYAKGNFDYEGAAEGVTWCNQSSYDVMEATGVHMEAFYGKPDGYKGKEGQRGAGYWVNANTACKNVENYIDKYAKEWVNAKIKEVGLTNIEAGFDYIGPNSVKNYNEAYTKKYNELSALQPITSLNVAGLPVNDTAIKEDPFGV
- a CDS encoding peptidase domain-containing ABC transporter produces the protein MFNKKSNLTVVLQQDTQDCGPACLATLCKYYGKRIPISYICKIAGTDRGGTSGYGIVRGAEELGFSCQGALSPEKEFSEDIVFPIITHLKRNDSEHYVVIFKIKKDNVIIGDPASGLLKIPISEFKKEWSGVFFVLTPQEKFKLNKDSGSILTRFLYLLKPHKKIVGEVLTASILLSFLGIIVAFYFRFLVDEVLYSGTKITLNLVSLGYLVVIIFQTLLNISRNQLMLHMSSKMEAALSFEYFDHVLHLPMDFFTTRKTGEVLSRIHDVNTIRQVLSSTGMNIILDSLMLVVGGAFLCASGGILMLIAVIPVIISAVVICFFVQPYRRMIKEKAVIDAEKYSGMVESINGIGTVKALSSEDLAFERTEVKMVDSVNKGIEIGTLANIENAVQMTLSQLGTLGVYWVGSFKILNGTMSLGQLIAFSILSGYFLGPLGRLLTLQPTLQEAFVAANRLSEILDMPIEKTTYSGKTKIENIEGSIEIKDLCFAYGLHGNTLENINLNIKPGMKIAFVGASGSGKTTLVKLLMKFYNFQSGEILIDGLNIKDLETESYRKLIGYVPQEVLLFSGSIRENILWGNGFLPENALYYAAKVSRSDAFINKLPDRYETIIGERGATLSGGERQRIALARILLREPKILILDEATASLDAITEKAIMSTIEEIIENKTTIIVAHRLSTIINCDKIFVFDGGKIKEEGTHKELILKNGIYTDLWNAQNTGV
- a CDS encoding LysM peptidoglycan-binding domain-containing protein — translated: MKENSNIKKSKIRILTIEELYMIHGGKQTSKDENEGDYTVKKGDTLSKIVREHYPDATSKELSEKIKETAKNSGIENPDLIHPGQKIVFENAKPETPSQKSDKKKRPKEQTQNKDKEASDNYDRQEDTIYEDEKSIKYGHDEKKENKNVSTKTIGTVDNQSHNKKNKIDGKQNFAKSNIHEKTGGIFENMLLKIFNPPEYERRLMIRRAAANDIHSRQHNMLSETLENIPQTIWYGATEWHYEMRDKLNKYDTSIYTHKIILDEQMEWRRETRDIFHQDGIEPKERKYCHPNGWEVVYDGKSLVDQNPRVVTDDKIRGTYNYIDPGAPPENWYDVPRWTEYAARGIGHTVVDIVPYWILGNSRK
- a CDS encoding tetratricopeptide repeat protein; the protein is MQSKNKRFITIIFLLILIYGCKTTDNNTTDTSKKQNYSQAEYFNMAGNSAKEKKDGTRAIYYYTKAIEVDPAYIEAYLNRGEAYVYLAEHEKALADFDRIIELNPKEDKAYYFKGLLFNDAGNYNKAIENLNTAINLNDKAYEYYEARSRAYEQINEYEKAFEDINTAIKLNPKSAKLYNLRGRLHEHFERTDDAINDFKIAIKLDPDDIWPYNGLLFIYLEMDKNNEAFEIVNKMIKMKPSWIGILYGIRGTLFSMRGQYKEAIEDCNTGIRMYPHNASLYNIRGKIYFDLKEYKKAIEDFDMAIKFALENQNTEKQDAIEYKQKAYEALAEMGGK